In Thunnus albacares chromosome 10, fThuAlb1.1, whole genome shotgun sequence, a single window of DNA contains:
- the gnpda1 gene encoding glucosamine-6-phosphate isomerase 1 gives MKLIILNDYDQASEWAAKYIRNKVLLFKPGPDRYFTLGLPTGSTPLGCYKKLIEYYKNGEISFQYVKTFNMDEYVGLPRDHPESYHSFMWNNFFKHIDIKAENTHILDGNATDLQAECAAFEEKITAAGGIELFVGGIGPDGHIAFNEPGSSLVSRTRVKTLAKDTIMANARFFDGDLSKVPTMALTVGVGTVMDAKEVMILITGAHKAFALYKAIEEGVNHMWTVSAFQQHPQTVFVCDEDATLELRVKTVKYFKGMMHVHNKLVESPPSGSKN, from the exons ATGAAGCTGATCATCCTCAATGACTACGACCAGGCAAGCGAGTGGGCTGCCAAGTACATCAGAAACAAGGTTTTATTGTTCAAACCTGGTCCGGACAGATATTTCACGCTGGGACTCCCCACAG GAAGCACTCCTTTGGGTTGCTACAAGAAACTGATCGAGTACTACAAGAATGGAGAAATCTCATTCCAGTATGTTAAGACTTTCAACATGGATGAATATGTAG GTCTTCCCAGAGATCACCCTGAGAGCTACCACTCCTTCATGTGGAATAACTTCTTCAAGCACATAGACATAAAAGCAGAGAACACCCACATCCTTGATGGCAACGCCACCGACCTGCAGGCAGAATGCGCAGCCTTTGAGGAAAAGATAACAGCTGCCGGAGGAATCGAGCTCTTTGTTGGAG GTATTGGACCTGATGGCCACATCGCCTTTAATGAGCCTGGTTCAAGCCTGGTTTCCAGGACCAGGGTAAAGACCCTGGCAAAAGACACTATTATGGCTAATGCCCGATTCTTTGATGGAGATCTCTCAAAGGTGCCCACCATGGCGCTGACTGTAGGAGTGGGCACTGTCATGGATGCAAAAGAG GTCATGATTCTCATCACTGGAGCACACAAGGCTTTTGCTTTGTATAAAGCTATAGAGGAAGGCGTGAATCACATGTGGACAGTGTCTGCGTTCCAGCAGCACCCACAGACTGTTTTTGTATGTGACGAAGACGCCACCCTGGAACTGCGAGTCAAAACTGTGAAGTACTTCAAAG GGATGATGCACGTACACAACAAACTGGTGGAGTCTCCTCCCTCAGGGTCCAAGAATTGA